From one Rhodanobacteraceae bacterium genomic stretch:
- the rimP gene encoding ribosome maturation factor RimP, with amino-acid sequence MAAQRKAEIEALLGPTVQALGLELWGSELALSRAGGLLRLYIDHPDRPVTLEDCEQVSREVSALLDVHDPISGNYTLEVSSPGLDRPLFRGEQYARFVGSDVRATTGVPIDGRRRFLGRIASVDGDRVTIEMDTGPVTLAVADIEKAKLVPRFAPAQVSRSPRKGKKA; translated from the coding sequence ATGGCTGCGCAGCGCAAGGCGGAAATCGAGGCACTGCTCGGCCCCACGGTGCAGGCGCTCGGACTCGAATTATGGGGCAGCGAACTGGCGCTGTCGCGCGCCGGCGGCCTGTTGCGCCTGTACATCGACCACCCGGACCGCCCGGTCACGCTGGAAGATTGCGAGCAGGTCAGCCGCGAGGTGTCGGCGCTGCTCGACGTGCATGACCCGATCAGCGGCAACTACACGCTGGAAGTCTCCTCCCCAGGCCTGGATCGCCCGCTGTTCCGCGGCGAGCAGTACGCGCGCTTCGTCGGATCGGACGTGCGCGCCACCACCGGCGTGCCGATCGACGGCCGTCGCCGCTTCCTGGGGCGCATCGCCAGCGTGGACGGCGACCGGGTGACAATCGAAATGGACACCGGACCGGTCACGCTGGCCGTCGCCGACATCGAAAAGGCGAAACTGGTGCCGCGCTTCGCGCCGGCGCAGGTTTCGCGCTCACCGCGCAAGGGTAAGAAAGCATGA
- a CDS encoding DUF1302 domain-containing protein — MKLTGTSRAPKHRVLVAAVTVALAVGATPALAFEYTNGDFSLTTSNTISYGVQSRMQKPAENLIGKANLFTPNPAAGVLFPAQLPNAQQRLLPGRFSVNSDDGNLKWDRGDVFSNAIKWNGELSWQYGEHFGGFARALSFYDYENQRRDDISDLAKQKVGKDTQLLDFFAYANFQMGSVDSQVRLGRQVVSWGESTFIQQGINVVNPIDISKLRVAGSELKEAFLPIDMVFASFAFNENLSMEMLYMLEFEQTEPEPAGTYFSTNDFASLGGEYVMLNFGLVGEPSNYDLCPTILSGVNPYGTSAAGQLLFTIDRTACSAAVPRNPDRFADDDGQYGVKFTYFSPDLNNTEFGLYFLNYHSRLPLLSGVAVTNSNAFSARYFAEYPEDIELYGFSFNTTLEGSGIALQGEISYRPNQPLQIDDVELLFSALSPLNAVIPQPVNRFISQLGSYAPGEEIRGWERHEVSQFQFTATKIIGPDNWVAADQISAVMEMGFTKVWDLPDHSVLRYQGDGTDTGGGPDFLTGAFRNPQTLDEGFPTQFSWGYRLAGRADYNNAFGSPFTLSPRLAFNHDVNGITPGPGGNFLEGRRSLTVGVEANYLNEWSVDVSYTRFMGAGNFNLIHDRDFVAFTARYAF, encoded by the coding sequence ATGAAGCTCACCGGAACCTCCCGCGCGCCGAAGCACCGAGTGCTTGTGGCCGCCGTCACCGTGGCCCTCGCGGTCGGCGCCACCCCGGCGCTGGCCTTCGAGTACACCAACGGCGACTTTTCGCTGACGACCTCCAACACCATCAGCTACGGCGTGCAGTCGCGCATGCAGAAGCCCGCCGAGAACCTGATCGGCAAGGCCAATCTGTTCACGCCCAACCCCGCTGCCGGCGTGCTGTTCCCGGCGCAGCTGCCGAATGCCCAGCAGCGCCTGCTGCCGGGCCGTTTCTCGGTCAACTCGGACGACGGCAACCTCAAGTGGGATCGCGGCGACGTCTTCAGCAACGCGATCAAGTGGAACGGGGAACTCTCCTGGCAGTACGGCGAGCACTTCGGTGGCTTCGCCCGCGCCTTGTCGTTCTACGACTACGAGAACCAGCGCCGCGACGATATTTCCGACCTGGCCAAGCAGAAGGTCGGCAAGGACACCCAGTTGCTGGACTTCTTCGCCTACGCGAACTTCCAGATGGGGTCGGTGGACAGTCAGGTACGCCTCGGCCGCCAGGTGGTCAGCTGGGGTGAGAGCACCTTCATCCAGCAGGGCATCAACGTCGTCAACCCGATCGACATCTCCAAACTGCGCGTCGCCGGTTCGGAGCTGAAGGAAGCCTTCCTGCCGATCGACATGGTCTTCGCCAGTTTCGCGTTCAACGAGAACCTGTCGATGGAGATGTTGTACATGCTCGAGTTCGAACAAACCGAGCCCGAGCCTGCCGGCACCTACTTCAGCACCAACGACTTTGCCAGCCTCGGCGGCGAGTACGTGATGCTGAACTTCGGCCTGGTCGGCGAGCCGAGCAACTACGATCTCTGCCCGACGATCCTGTCCGGCGTGAACCCCTACGGCACCAGTGCCGCCGGCCAGTTGCTGTTCACCATCGACCGCACCGCCTGCTCGGCCGCAGTGCCGCGCAATCCTGACCGCTTCGCCGACGACGACGGTCAGTACGGCGTCAAGTTCACCTACTTCTCGCCGGACCTGAACAACACCGAGTTCGGCCTGTATTTCCTCAACTACCACAGCCGCCTGCCGCTGCTGTCGGGCGTGGCGGTGACCAACTCGAATGCCTTCTCGGCCCGCTACTTCGCCGAGTACCCGGAGGACATCGAGCTCTACGGCTTCAGTTTCAACACCACGCTGGAAGGCTCCGGCATCGCACTGCAGGGTGAAATCAGCTATCGCCCGAACCAGCCGCTGCAGATCGACGACGTCGAACTGCTGTTCTCTGCGCTCAGCCCGCTGAACGCAGTGATTCCGCAGCCGGTCAATCGCTTCATCAGCCAGCTTGGCAGCTACGCGCCGGGCGAAGAGATCCGCGGCTGGGAGCGCCACGAAGTCAGCCAGTTCCAGTTCACCGCGACGAAGATCATCGGACCCGACAACTGGGTGGCTGCCGACCAGATCTCCGCCGTGATGGAAATGGGCTTCACCAAGGTGTGGGACCTGCCGGACCACTCGGTGCTCCGTTACCAGGGTGACGGCACCGATACCGGTGGCGGCCCGGACTTCCTGACCGGCGCGTTCCGCAATCCGCAGACGCTGGACGAAGGCTTCCCGACGCAGTTCTCGTGGGGCTATCGCCTGGCGGGCCGCGCTGACTACAACAATGCCTTCGGTTCGCCGTTCACGCTGTCTCCGCGCCTTGCGTTCAACCACGACGTCAACGGCATCACCCCGGGGCCGGGCGGCAACTTCCTCGAGGGTCGCCGCTCGCTGACGGTAGGTGTCGAGGCCAACTACCTCAATGAATGGTCGGTGGACGTGAGCTACACGCGCTTCATGGGAGCCGGCAATTTCAATCTGAT
- a CDS encoding Ig-like domain-containing protein, which translates to MTARFDPTAAVIPFPNNLLSQGSRDLTINAPAANPNNFGDPTVALNALDGFSTTAPLTAVFSAAIAPGTLVGGSTVRVFEVQIVTSGPATGAVQRVVRELASPSEYVAAVATSDAAGRTLAIVPTRPLEELKSYMAVVTKGVTDTAGNNATPDQTYFLAKRTSPLASCSGTACVSLDPLLPASSACALEPLRQLTNTFEAAAVTAGVVRNDIVVSWVFNTQGVTPTLRALRTLTRPSTTRFAFSGLTTAAAGLPPIADIYIGTIDLPYYLTAPGVGTPANPPTAVLTGFWRAGAGAYVAPFNQLGLDPTSTNVTVANPIPLATTTVTVPVLATLPNAASGRTRPASGWPVVMFQHGVTRNRCDMLAISATMAQAGFAVIAIDQPLHGAHPTRTSDPCRPFHIGGTPFAQLGARERTFDVDILNETTGAYVPDGTVDSSGAHSINLGSLLTSRDNLRQAVADLFVVAASIPSMDVNGNQVPDFDGSRIVFTGQSLGSIVGTPFMALESTVNTGVLSVPGGQIAFFLNGSPTFGPRIRAGIAAARGITQTDPSFPGLLSQFLLVTQTVVDSADPVNYARLTTSERILLHEVVGGGSVLPDQVIPNTVTGAPLAGTEPLIAAMGLSTITATTQNANGIRGAVRFIQGDHGSLLSPAASGAATVEMQTQMAAMLATGGTQVPVTNTSVIRAQ; encoded by the coding sequence ATGACCGCGCGCTTCGATCCCACCGCCGCGGTGATCCCGTTCCCGAACAACCTGCTGAGTCAGGGTTCGCGCGATCTGACGATCAACGCGCCGGCGGCCAACCCCAACAATTTTGGCGACCCCACCGTGGCGCTGAATGCGCTCGACGGGTTCAGCACCACGGCACCGTTGACTGCGGTGTTCTCCGCGGCGATCGCGCCGGGCACTCTGGTTGGCGGCTCCACCGTGCGCGTCTTCGAGGTGCAGATCGTGACCTCGGGCCCGGCGACTGGCGCCGTGCAGCGCGTGGTCCGAGAGCTGGCCTCGCCCTCCGAGTACGTGGCTGCAGTCGCCACCTCGGATGCCGCCGGCCGCACGCTGGCGATCGTCCCGACGCGTCCGCTGGAAGAGCTGAAATCCTACATGGCGGTGGTCACGAAGGGCGTCACCGATACCGCCGGCAACAACGCCACGCCAGACCAGACCTACTTCCTGGCCAAGCGCACCTCGCCGCTCGCCTCCTGCAGCGGCACTGCCTGCGTCTCGCTGGATCCGCTGCTGCCGGCCAGCTCGGCTTGCGCGCTGGAGCCGCTGCGCCAGCTGACCAACACCTTCGAAGCCGCTGCGGTGACTGCGGGCGTGGTGCGCAATGACATCGTGGTCTCCTGGGTCTTCAACACCCAGGGTGTGACGCCGACCCTGCGTGCACTGCGCACGCTGACGCGCCCGTCCACCACGCGCTTCGCGTTTTCGGGCCTGACCACCGCGGCGGCGGGCTTGCCGCCGATCGCCGACATCTATATCGGTACCATTGACCTGCCGTATTACCTGACGGCGCCGGGCGTGGGCACGCCGGCGAATCCGCCGACCGCGGTCCTGACCGGATTCTGGCGCGCTGGCGCGGGCGCCTACGTGGCCCCGTTCAACCAGCTCGGCCTGGATCCGACCTCGACCAACGTCACCGTCGCGAATCCGATCCCGCTGGCCACCACCACGGTCACCGTCCCGGTCCTGGCCACGCTGCCGAACGCTGCTTCCGGCCGCACCCGTCCGGCCTCCGGCTGGCCGGTGGTGATGTTCCAGCACGGCGTGACCCGCAACCGCTGCGACATGCTTGCGATCTCGGCGACGATGGCGCAAGCCGGTTTCGCGGTCATCGCGATCGACCAGCCCTTGCATGGCGCGCACCCGACCCGTACCTCGGATCCCTGCCGTCCGTTCCACATCGGTGGCACGCCGTTCGCCCAGCTTGGTGCGCGTGAACGCACCTTCGACGTCGACATCCTCAACGAGACCACCGGTGCCTACGTGCCCGATGGCACGGTCGACTCCAGCGGTGCGCACTCGATCAACCTCGGCAGCCTGCTGACCTCGCGCGACAACCTGCGCCAGGCGGTGGCGGACCTGTTCGTGGTCGCCGCGTCGATCCCGAGCATGGACGTCAACGGCAACCAGGTGCCGGACTTCGACGGTTCGCGCATCGTGTTCACCGGCCAGTCGCTGGGCAGCATTGTCGGTACGCCATTCATGGCGCTCGAATCGACTGTGAATACCGGCGTCCTGAGCGTGCCGGGCGGCCAGATCGCGTTCTTCCTCAACGGCAGCCCGACCTTCGGCCCGCGAATCCGCGCCGGCATTGCCGCCGCCCGCGGTATCACCCAGACCGATCCGAGCTTCCCGGGTCTGCTGTCGCAGTTCCTGCTGGTGACTCAGACCGTGGTGGATTCGGCTGACCCGGTCAACTACGCCCGCCTGACCACCAGCGAACGCATCCTGCTGCACGAAGTCGTCGGTGGTGGCAGCGTGCTGCCCGACCAGGTGATTCCGAATACGGTCACCGGCGCGCCGCTGGCTGGCACCGAACCGCTGATCGCGGCGATGGGCCTGAGCACGATTACGGCCACCACGCAGAACGCCAACGGTATCCGCGGCGCGGTTCGCTTCATCCAGGGCGACCACGGTTCGCTGCTGTCGCCAGCTGCCTCCGGTGCCGCGACGGTCGAGATGCAGACGCAGATGGCGGCGATGCTGGCGACGGGCGGCACCCAGGTGCCGGTGACCAACACCAGCGTCATCCGCGCCCAGTGA
- the gap gene encoding type I glyceraldehyde-3-phosphate dehydrogenase, protein MALRVGINGYGRIGRNVLRALYESQRNHEIQIVAVNDLGDAGTNAHLTQYDTAHGRFNQSVGVDGDSLVIGGDRVRALAERDPSKLPWGELGVDLVMECTGLFTSKAKAGAHLAGGAKKVLISAPGGNDVDNTVVFGVNHQTLRPEHTVVSNASCTTNCLAPLAKVLHEGIGITHGLMTTIHAYTNDQVLTDVYHSDLRRARSATMSQIPTKTGAAAAVGLVLPELNGKLDGFAMRVPTINVSVVDLSFVAARATSREEIDQLVTAAAEGPLKGILGFNKKPLVSVDFNHDARSSVYDATLTKVMGGTLVKVCAWYDNEWGFSNRMLDTALAMMKV, encoded by the coding sequence ATGGCCCTTCGAGTCGGAATCAACGGCTACGGCCGCATCGGTCGCAATGTCCTGCGCGCGCTTTATGAGTCGCAGCGCAACCATGAGATCCAGATCGTCGCGGTCAACGACCTCGGCGACGCGGGCACCAATGCCCACCTGACCCAGTACGACACCGCGCATGGCCGCTTCAATCAATCCGTCGGGGTTGATGGCGATTCGCTGGTGATCGGTGGTGATCGCGTGCGCGCGCTCGCTGAGCGCGATCCATCCAAGCTGCCGTGGGGCGAACTGGGTGTCGACCTGGTAATGGAATGCACCGGCCTGTTCACGAGCAAGGCAAAGGCGGGCGCGCACCTGGCCGGAGGCGCCAAGAAAGTCCTGATCTCGGCGCCGGGCGGCAACGATGTCGACAATACGGTGGTTTTCGGCGTCAATCATCAGACCCTGCGCCCTGAGCACACGGTTGTCTCCAATGCCTCCTGCACCACCAACTGCCTGGCGCCGCTGGCCAAGGTGCTGCACGAGGGCATCGGCATCACGCACGGCCTGATGACGACCATCCATGCCTACACCAACGATCAGGTGCTGACCGACGTTTATCACTCCGACTTGCGCCGCGCGCGTTCGGCCACGATGTCGCAGATTCCGACCAAGACCGGTGCGGCGGCCGCCGTCGGTCTGGTGCTGCCGGAACTCAACGGCAAGCTCGACGGCTTCGCCATGCGCGTGCCGACGATCAACGTGTCGGTGGTCGACCTGTCCTTCGTGGCCGCCCGCGCCACGTCCAGGGAAGAGATCGACCAACTGGTGACCGCCGCCGCCGAGGGCCCGCTCAAGGGCATCCTTGGCTTCAACAAGAAGCCGCTGGTGTCGGTGGACTTCAACCACGATGCCCGTTCCTCGGTGTACGACGCGACCCTGACCAAGGTCATGGGCGGTACGCTGGTGAAGGTGTGCGCGTGGTACGACAACGAGTGGGGTTTCAGCAACCGCATGCTGGATACCGCGCTGGCAATGATGAAGGTCTGA
- the nusA gene encoding transcription termination/antitermination protein NusA, with amino-acid sequence MSKEMLLVADAVANEKGVPRGVIFDALEAALASAAKRKHGGDILTRVSINRVTGAYETFRRWEVIADDQPLEFPERQTALTVARDDNPGIEIGGFVEEPIENAEFGRIAAQAAKQVIVQRVREAERGQVVDQYKEKVGTLVTGIIKRIERGHIYLDLGANAEAIILRERVIPRENFRAGDRIRGILYDVRSEARGPQLFVSRTAPEFMMELFKLEVPEVGQGVVNVMAAARDPGDRAKIAVRANDNRTDPVGACIGMQGSRVKAVSNELNGERIDIVLWNDNPAQFVINAMAPAEVQSIVVDEEKHSMDLAVAEDKLSQAIGRGGQNVRLASKLTGWQLNVMTQQQAQAKSEAESTQAVQLFVDNLQVDEEIAAILVREGFSTVEEVAYVPAGELLNIDEFDEDLVEELRARARDALLTEMIAKEEALEEHKPDDSLLAVAGMDEATAYAMAAAGIRTRDDLADLATDELMDVEGMTEERAAALIMAARAPLFDGDTQA; translated from the coding sequence ATGAGCAAGGAAATGCTGCTGGTCGCAGATGCCGTCGCCAACGAGAAGGGCGTCCCGCGTGGGGTGATCTTCGACGCGCTGGAGGCGGCGCTCGCTTCAGCGGCCAAGCGCAAGCATGGCGGCGACATCCTGACGCGGGTGTCGATCAATCGGGTCACCGGCGCCTATGAGACCTTCCGTCGCTGGGAAGTGATCGCCGACGACCAGCCGCTCGAATTCCCGGAGCGACAGACCGCGCTGACCGTGGCGCGCGACGACAACCCCGGGATCGAGATCGGCGGCTTCGTCGAGGAGCCGATCGAGAACGCCGAATTCGGCCGCATCGCCGCGCAGGCCGCCAAGCAGGTGATCGTGCAGCGCGTGCGCGAGGCCGAGCGCGGCCAGGTGGTGGACCAGTACAAGGAAAAGGTCGGCACCCTGGTCACCGGCATCATCAAGCGCATCGAGCGCGGCCACATCTACCTGGACCTCGGCGCCAATGCCGAGGCGATCATCCTGCGCGAACGCGTGATCCCGCGTGAGAACTTCCGCGCCGGCGACCGCATCCGCGGCATCCTGTACGACGTGCGCAGCGAGGCCCGCGGCCCGCAACTGTTCGTCTCGCGCACCGCACCCGAATTCATGATGGAGCTGTTCAAGCTCGAAGTGCCGGAAGTCGGCCAGGGCGTGGTCAACGTGATGGCCGCCGCGCGCGATCCGGGCGACCGCGCCAAGATCGCCGTGCGCGCCAACGACAACCGCACCGACCCGGTCGGCGCCTGCATCGGCATGCAGGGCTCGCGCGTCAAGGCGGTGTCGAACGAGCTGAATGGCGAGCGCATCGACATCGTCCTCTGGAACGACAACCCGGCGCAGTTCGTCATCAACGCGATGGCGCCGGCGGAAGTGCAGTCGATCGTGGTCGACGAGGAAAAGCACTCGATGGACCTGGCGGTGGCCGAGGACAAGCTGTCCCAGGCGATTGGCCGCGGCGGCCAGAACGTGCGCCTCGCCAGCAAGCTGACCGGCTGGCAGTTGAATGTCATGACCCAGCAGCAGGCCCAGGCCAAGAGCGAGGCCGAATCGACCCAGGCGGTGCAGTTGTTCGTCGACAACCTGCAGGTGGACGAGGAAATCGCCGCGATCCTGGTGCGCGAGGGCTTCAGTACGGTCGAGGAAGTGGCCTATGTGCCGGCCGGCGAGCTGCTCAACATCGACGAGTTCGACGAGGACCTGGTCGAGGAGCTGCGGGCGCGCGCCCGCGACGCGCTGCTGACCGAGATGATCGCCAAGGAAGAGGCGCTCGAAGAACACAAGCCGGACGATTCGCTGCTCGCGGTCGCGGGCATGGACGAGGCCACCGCCTATGCGATGGCCGCCGCCGGCATCCGTACCCGCGACGACCTCGCCGACCTCGCCACCGACGAACTGATGGACGTCGAGGGCATGACCGAGGAGCGTGCGGCGGCGCTGATCATGGCGGCGCGCGCGCCCTTGTTCGATGGCGACACCCAGGCTTGA